A part of Falco cherrug isolate bFalChe1 chromosome 16, bFalChe1.pri, whole genome shotgun sequence genomic DNA contains:
- the OPTC gene encoding opticin yields MLLGLGVEAVCPPRWPQSPPQLQSGAGHSQRASPAVPSLSAFNTLQPFQGTWPHPDLRCWPCQSPVRLGTVVPSAALRVVTPAGCRMKTLAWLAITSLCLGGAWAVPAKEERRKAEKPRADLALYENLDLDNYDLTLDNYGEILDLSNYEELYDYGDLAPKIEVGTLAPRPKDPAALPNLGATAETPELKPPTIASPIHPAPIPAQGLPSCLLCLCIGISVYCDDADLEHIPPLPPDTTYLYARFNRIGTIRASDFTGLKKLKRIDLTSNFISWADVDAFRRLPSLQELILPENRLTALPDLPHSIVRLDARLNRIPSTGLRPEAFQDLKQLQFLHLSDNQLDYIPAPLPESLRSLHLQNNNIQTMHEDTFCDSRDHSQIRRALEDIRLDGNPINLSLFPNAYFCLPRLPTGRFF; encoded by the exons ATGCTCCTCGGGCTGGGGGTGGAGGCTGTTTGTCCCCCACGGTGGCCACAGtccccaccacagctgcagagCGGGGCTGGCCACAGCCAGCGTGCCAGTCCTGCCGTCCCATCCCTCTCTGCTTTCAATACTTTGCAACCATTTCAGGGCACCTGGCCCCATCCTGACCTGCGCTGCTGGCCCTGTCAGAGCCCTGTGCGCCTCGGGACTGTGGTCCCCAGTGCTGCCCTCAGAGTAGTGACCCCGGCTGGGTGCAGGATGAAGACCCTGGCCTGGCTGGCCATCACCAGCCTGTGTCTGGGGGGAGCCTGGGCTGTCCCAGccaaggaggaaaggaggaaggcagagaagcCAAGAGCTGATCTTGCACTCTACGAAAACCTGGACCTGGACAACTATGACCTGACGTTGGACAACTATGGTGAGATCCTTGACCTGAGTAACTATGAGGAGCTCTATGACTACGGTGACCTTGCTCCGAAG ATTGAGGTCGGCACCCTGGCTCCTCGCCCCAAGGACCCCGCAGCTCTCCCAAATCTGGGTGCCACGGCTGAAACCCCGGAGCTGAAACCTCCAACCATTGCCAGCCCCAtccacccagcacccatcccCGCGCAGG GcttgcccagctgcctgctctgcctgtgtaTTGGCATCTCTGTTTATTGCGACGATGCTGACCTGGAGCACATCCCACCGCTGCCGCCAGACACCACCTACCTCTATGCCCGCTTCAACCGCATCGGCACGATCCGGGCCAGCGATTTCACAGGGCTGA AGAAGCTGAAGCGAATAGACCTGACCAGCAATTTCATCTCCTGGGCGGACGTGGATGCCTTCCGCCggctgcccagcctgcaggagcTCATCCTGCCCGAGAACAGGCTGACGGCGCTGCCTGACCTGCCCCACAGCATCGTCCGGCTGGATGCCCGTCTCAACAGGATCCCCAGCACTGGCCTCCGGCCTGAAGCTTTCCAG GACctgaagcagctgcagtttCTCCATCTGTCCGATAACCAGCTGGACTATATCCCGGCACCCCTGCCCGAGAGCCTGCGCTCCCTGCACCTCCAG AACAATAACATCCAGACCATGCACGAGGACACGTTCTGCGACAGCCGAGACCACAGCCAGATCCGCAGGGCGCTGGAGGACATCCGCCTTGATGGCAACCCCATCAACCTCAGCCTCTTCCCCAACGCCTATTTCTGCCTGCCTCGCCTGCCCACAGGCCGCTTCTTCTGA
- the PRELP gene encoding prolargin codes for MKVAFRLLLPLVLVLISEVSGQRRKPPRKPTRPPPEFIEPVEPTELPPPLPPGPPSIFPDCPRECYCPPDFPSALYCDSRNLRKVPIIPSRIHYLYLQNNFIDDLPEESFRNATELKWVNLDNNRIRKVDRRVLEKLENLIFLYMEKNQLKEVPSFLPPNLEQLRLSRNQISKIPAGVFNKLENLVLLDLHHNKLSDGVFNKNTFKGLKNLMQLNLAHNILRKMPPGVPNAIHQLFLDRNNIEDIPSDYFKEFPNLAFIRLNYNQISDKGLPKNSFNLTNLLVLHLAHNKLTNVPFISPKLEHLYLNNNSIEKINGTQICPTSLMSIQDFSPSDLDSVPRLRYLRLDGNLLKPPIPLDLMMCFRLLQSVVF; via the exons ATGAAGGTGGCCTTCAGATTGCTTCTCCCGCTTGTTCTTGTGCTGATCTCAGAGGTGAGCGGGCAGCGGAGGAAGCCTCCCCGGAAACCCACCCGCCCGCCTCCTGAGTTCATTGAGCCTGTTGagcccacagagctgcctccgCCCCTACCACCGGGTCCCCCTTCCATCTTCCCGGACTGCCCCCGGGAATGCTACTGCCCTCCAGACTTCCCCTCTGCCCTCTACTGTGACAGCCGCAACCTGCGGAAGGTCCCCATCATCCCGTCCCGCATCCACTACCTCTACCTCCAGAACAACTTCATCGATGACCTCCCAGAGGAGTCCTTCAGGAATGCCACAGAGCTGAAATGGGTCAACCTAGACAACAATCGCATCCGGAAGGTGGACAGGCGTGTTCTGGAGAAGCTGGAAAACCTCATCTTCCTCTACATGGAGAAGAACCAGCTCAAGGAGGtcccttccttcctgccacccAACCTGGAGCAGCTGCGCCTGAGCAGGAACCAGATCTCCAAAATCCCTGCTGGGGTCTTCAACAAGCTGGAGAACCTGGTGCTCTTGGATCTGCACCACAACAAGCTAAGCGATGGGGTCTTCAACAAAAACACCTTCAAGGGACTCAAGAACCTCATGCAACTCAACCTTGCCCACAACATCCTGAGGAAAATGCCCCCCGGGGTACCCAATGCCATCCATCAGCTCTTCCTGGACAGGAACAACATTGAGGACATCCCCAGTGACTACTTCAAGGAGTTCCCCAACCTGGCGTTCATCCGGCTCAACTACAACCAAATCTCTGACAAGGGGCTCCCCAAGAACTCCTTCAACCTCACCAACTTGCTGGTGTTGCACCTGGCCCACAACAAGCTCACCAACGTTCCTTTCATCAGCCCCAAGCTGGAGCACCTCTACCTGAATAATAACTCCATTGAAA agATCAATGGGACGCAGATCTGCCCCACCTCGCTGATGTCCATCCAGGACTTTTCCCCCTCCGACCTGGACAGCGTGCCCCGGCTCCGGTACCTGCGGCTGGACGGGAACCTCCTGAAACCCCCCATCCCTTTGGACCTGATGATGTGTTTCCGCCTCCTGCAGTCCGTGGTTTTCTAG